The Streptomyces achromogenes genome window below encodes:
- a CDS encoding SpoIIE family protein phosphatase: protein MSPEYPFDEAATARAVVDDVGTLVGWNEGARALLGWSPDEVVGRPAAELLTGRPPLLTGSRWDGTVTLRHRDGRTVPTWLLAHHSPSEDGRAGRWLVVTPLTGSDPAPADEPLAMAGLTQSPCAVAVYDEQLRLRRINDAMSEVIGLPEGRVRGLRLSEIGGRSQSAELERHMLQVLHSGRARDVETYLPAGGEDRARAWLARMAPVTDPAGRIRGVCLAAHDFTEHHRSRERLQLVNEASVRIGSTLDVTRTAQELAEVCVPALADFVSVDLLDPQDGEPPARFAPPVSLRRAAHHSVNPGSPEAVAKPGEAQDYPAGSPQADSLAAGRTIVGTVAGGGLDAWLAWDPARAARVREIGIHSTMSVPIRARGVTLGVAVLTRFRRPEPFSPDDVLLAEEVTTRAAVCIDNARRYSRERETALALQRSLLPRTLPRTAAVDAASRYLPAARAGVGGDWFDVIPLSGMRVAMVVGDVVGHGVQASATMGRLRTAVRTLADIDLAPDELLTHLDDLVVRLSEEAGGEGSPGEVGATCLYAVYDPVSRRCTLARAGHPPPVLLRPDGAPRRIELPAGPPLGVGGLPFESAELEVAEGSVLAFYTDGLVESRERDADAGHRMLGEALADAPGSLDETCDRILHTLLPPGGASDDVALLLARTRGLPASQVATWDIPADPSLVAPIRKQAVEQLSRWDLSDASFTTELVVSELVTNAIRYGSRPIRLRLIHDATTLICEVSDHSHTAPHLRRAKTWDEGGRGLLLVAQLTQRWGSRHTAEGKTIWAELALLEEE, encoded by the coding sequence ATGAGCCCGGAGTATCCATTCGACGAGGCCGCGACGGCCCGGGCCGTCGTCGACGACGTCGGCACGCTCGTCGGGTGGAACGAGGGCGCTCGCGCCCTCCTCGGCTGGTCCCCGGACGAGGTCGTGGGACGGCCCGCGGCGGAACTCCTGACCGGACGGCCGCCCCTCCTCACCGGCTCCCGCTGGGACGGAACGGTGACTTTGCGCCACCGCGACGGCCGTACGGTGCCCACCTGGCTGCTCGCCCACCACAGCCCCTCCGAGGACGGCCGGGCCGGGCGGTGGCTCGTCGTCACCCCGCTCACCGGGAGCGACCCCGCCCCCGCGGACGAGCCGCTCGCCATGGCGGGGCTGACCCAGTCCCCCTGCGCCGTGGCGGTCTACGACGAACAGCTGCGGCTGCGCCGGATCAACGACGCGATGAGCGAGGTCATCGGGCTCCCCGAGGGGCGCGTCAGGGGACTGCGGCTCTCCGAGATCGGCGGCCGGTCGCAGAGCGCCGAACTCGAACGGCACATGCTGCAGGTGCTCCACAGCGGCCGGGCCCGGGACGTCGAGACGTACCTGCCGGCCGGCGGGGAGGACCGCGCGCGCGCCTGGCTTGCCCGGATGGCGCCGGTGACCGACCCGGCCGGCCGGATCCGGGGCGTGTGCCTGGCAGCCCACGACTTCACCGAGCACCACCGCTCCCGTGAGCGGCTCCAGTTGGTCAACGAGGCGAGCGTGCGCATCGGCAGCACCCTCGACGTGACCCGCACCGCCCAGGAGCTGGCCGAGGTGTGCGTCCCCGCGCTCGCCGACTTCGTCAGCGTCGACCTGCTCGACCCCCAGGACGGCGAACCCCCGGCCCGGTTCGCCCCGCCGGTGAGCCTGCGGCGCGCGGCACACCACTCGGTCAACCCCGGCAGCCCCGAGGCGGTGGCCAAGCCCGGTGAGGCGCAGGACTACCCGGCCGGGTCGCCGCAGGCCGACTCGCTGGCCGCGGGCCGCACCATCGTCGGCACGGTGGCCGGCGGCGGACTGGACGCTTGGCTGGCCTGGGACCCGGCCCGCGCCGCCCGGGTGCGGGAGATCGGCATCCACTCCACGATGTCCGTGCCGATCCGGGCCCGGGGCGTCACCCTCGGCGTCGCCGTCCTCACCCGGTTCCGGCGGCCCGAGCCCTTCTCCCCGGACGACGTGCTGCTGGCGGAGGAGGTCACGACCCGCGCCGCCGTCTGCATCGACAACGCCCGCCGCTACTCCCGCGAACGCGAGACGGCCCTCGCCCTCCAGCGCAGTCTGCTGCCGCGGACCCTGCCGCGCACGGCCGCCGTCGATGCCGCCTCCCGCTATCTGCCGGCCGCCCGCGCCGGGGTCGGCGGCGACTGGTTCGACGTCATCCCGCTGTCCGGGATGCGCGTGGCCATGGTCGTCGGGGACGTCGTCGGACACGGCGTCCAGGCCTCGGCCACCATGGGCCGGCTGCGCACCGCCGTGCGCACCCTCGCCGACATCGACCTGGCCCCCGACGAGCTGCTCACCCACCTCGACGACCTGGTGGTCCGGCTGTCGGAGGAGGCCGGCGGCGAGGGCAGCCCCGGTGAGGTCGGCGCGACCTGCCTGTACGCGGTGTACGACCCCGTGTCGCGGCGCTGCACCCTGGCGCGCGCCGGGCACCCCCCGCCGGTGCTGCTGCGGCCGGACGGCGCGCCCCGGCGGATCGAGCTGCCCGCCGGCCCCCCGCTGGGCGTGGGCGGGCTGCCGTTCGAGTCGGCCGAGCTGGAGGTGGCCGAGGGCAGTGTGCTCGCCTTCTACACCGACGGCCTGGTCGAGTCCCGCGAGCGGGACGCGGACGCCGGTCACCGAATGCTCGGGGAGGCTCTGGCGGACGCGCCGGGCTCCCTGGACGAGACCTGCGACCGGATCCTGCACACCCTGCTGCCGCCCGGCGGCGCCTCCGACGACGTGGCCCTGCTGCTCGCGCGCACCCGGGGCCTGCCCGCCTCCCAGGTCGCGACCTGGGACATCCCGGCCGACCCCTCGCTGGTCGCGCCGATCCGCAAGCAGGCCGTCGAGCAGCTGTCGCGCTGGGATCTGAGCGACGCGTCGTTCACCACCGAGCTGGTGGTGAGCGAGCTCGTCACCAACGCGATCCGGTACGGCTCCCGCCCCATCCGGCTGCGGCTCATCCATGACGCGACGACGCTGATCTGCGAGGTCTCCGACCACAGCCACACGGCCCCGCACCTGCGCCGGGCGAAGACCTGGGACGAGGGCGGCCGCGGCCTGCTCCTGGTCGCCCAGCTCACCCAGCGCTGGGGCAGCCGGCACACCGCCGAGGGCAAGACGATCTGGGCGGAGCTGGCGCTCCTCGAGGAGGAGTGA